The nucleotide window AGGTGCCTCTCCACCATGGCTGCGATTGCACATATGAGTTTTACTCTATAAAGACGGGCTAAAAAacggtgagaaaaaaatgccaaataGTTTCCCCAGAGGGGGTATATGCACATTTGGGCAAAGTTTAACTAAcggaaaaacggaaaaaaaaaaaagtaatagaGATGTAACTGCGACGTATCAGAGACGTAGCAGAGACGTAACAGAGATGCAGCAGAGATTTTTCACTGAGGCTAACCGGTTATCCATTAAAGGTGGCCACTAACTCACTGAATCCTAATTAGCGTCTCTCCCAGCCTTatgtacttcttcctctttttggaCCTGTACGTCTTCCTTTTCATGTTGGTCTGCCATGTCCTTTTTGCGAGCAAAACGCCTGAAAAGGTGAAAGCAACGGGAAGTTCATCACTACATATGTAAgaatatttctttaaaagtgaaaaatgaacatccGTCGGATAAACATATGCACATTCGCCTACTTAGGTATGCGCATATTTACACTTATCATGGACTCCCTCTTTATGCATACGTTCAAAATTGTGATGTCACGTCACGTTTTGTTGTGCTCTCTCATTTCCTTACCACTTAGCGTCAAAAAACTCCTTCTGATGTGATTTGTGAGGGCCAAATCGAAAGGAACAAACATGTTCTTCTGTTATTTCATACACAGCAGACGCAATTTAgctaaaaaatatctttttagCAATCACGTGAAAGGTGTAAATGGAAACGCGTTCCTCTATTTGCCTCCTTCGCACGCCTTCCCACTAGGCACATTTCCTTGTGTTATTTGGTAtaaggaagtaaaaaaaaaaatatcatgcACGCTTAAAAcgaattggcaaaaaattagcaaCATTTTCTCATGCGCTTAGCAAACGGGAATCCCTATTAAGCCACATTCGTCATAACATCGCTACCCATATGCACAGCACATCGCACAGTGGTGCATCTAAATGCCTTTGCGTAGGCGGCAAAATTGACAAATAATATGCCAGTGCAAGCATTTGATTGACCCAGTACCTGAAATTGGCAAAACATGTAGGAAAAAACAACctgggtagaaaaaaaatccgcaGCGTGAATCGGCCAACTGGatcacttcttcaccgcgGGTCATCCGACAACACTCTCACTCCCTTTTCCacataaaaatgcacattttgtaagggaaaaaaaagaaaaaaaaaaaaccctttttttgtattcatcCCAATGTAGAGAGTGAACATTCCTGCTCCATCAGGCAGCTAACTTTTTCGCGTACCCCCCACACCATAACGCAAAAGAGCCCCTCCTTCCCCTGCCTCTTCGAATGGATGACAAGAAAAACACAACCTTCGACTGCGACATTTTGATATGTGGCACCAGCCTACAGAACAGTTTACTGGCAGCCTACTTCTCCCTTAACAACTACAAAGTGATAAACATTGACAAGAACAAGTTCTATGGTGATGTGAATTGTTCCTTGAATTTCAACCAATTTCAAGATGAAAAATTCCAGCTCAAGAATTTTTACGAGGAATATTTCCCCCTCTCATCCAGCACAAATGATAGCCAcgtagaaaaaaagaaaaatctcAAACAAATAATTCACAGCTATTtccaaataaataacaacaAATTTAATATTGACCTTAACCCGAAGATATTATACAACGAAAGCAACATAGTAGATTTGTTGGTAACGCtaaatgcacacacatacatcAGTTTTGTGGGAATACAGTACTTTTACCTGACCTACCACAGGGTTAGCTACAACCCCGTAGTTGATCAGACGGACCGGCAAAATGTAAACGTTCGAAGAAATGCCGTAAAAGAGTTGGACGCGAATAAAGGGGGACAACCCCCCATCACAACTCATATGCAGAACATgagtagtaaaaataatcatgAAGACGAAAACGATTTAATTGTGTTAAAAATTCCTCTAAACAAATCTCAGGTCTTCCTTGACACAAATCTGAGCCTCGTTGAAAAAAGAATGATaatgaattttatttacaagaATATTATTCACGATAAGAATTACaccttttccaatttttccaattacaattttgtaaagaaGGCAAATGTGACGgaacagggggggaaaattcAGCGTAGCGAGCCCACAATcaacaaaaatgagcaggGAGCTCCAAACAGGTGCGCCCCTTTGGCGGACAGGAAAGATGGCCCTCAGAATGGAGACATCCCACAGGGGAAAGGGGAATCACAAAAGGATCCGCGGGGAAATCACGCCGATTATGCCGACCATGCCGACCATGCCGACCACGCCAACATTGCGGACTACCTCCAATCGTACAACATCTCGGGGAAGCTAACAGACTACGTCATGTACGGGATAGGTCTGTTCGACCTAGAAATGGAGCACTGCAATAACGGCGACATTTCCGAGTACTACCTGAGCGGATATACCAAGGCGAAACGATTtattatgaacaaaatggagtTCCTCCAGCGGTTACACATTTTAATCAACTCGCTAAACAAATTCAAACAGCAAAACCTGTTTGAGAATGCTTTTATCTACCCGTCCTATGGGCAGAACGACATTATCTATGCCATATCTCGAGTGGCTTGTCTAAACAATTCCGTTTACATGATTAACAGAAAAATAGACgaggttattttttcccctttctgcgATTACCTAGAGGGAAGTACAAAGAATGACGACGTGGCTCCTGGGACCACCTCCGCAAAAGTAGACGCAGTCGTCCTGGACAATGGGCATATAATTAGGCCCAAATTTGTTATATCATCCGGATCTAACCTAAATTTTTACGATATGAAGAAACACCTTCTTTGCAAAAAGAATAGTAAAAAGGCGAAAACGATGATCAAGACAAATAGGCTGGTTGTCCTGAGTACCTATTCACTTATTGGAAAAAACGGCTTATCCTTCTATATACACAAACAGCCAAAATTGGGGAAacaacaaaaagggaagataaATAATTTGAGCAATTCTGTACACATTTTACAGTTAGACTATAATAGTGGCTCTT belongs to Plasmodium vivax chromosome 6, whole genome shotgun sequence and includes:
- a CDS encoding GDP dissociation inhibitor domain containing protein (encoded by transcript PVX_110850A), with the protein product MDDKKNTTFDCDILICGTSLQNSLLAAYFSLNNYKVINIDKNKFYGDVNCSLNFNQFQDEKFQLKNFYEEYFPLSSSTNDSHVEKKKNLKQIIHSYFQINNNKFNIDLNPKILYNESNIVDLLVTLNAHTYISFVGIQYFYLTYHRVSYNPVVDQTDRQNVNVRRNAVKELDANKGGQPPITTHMQNMSSKNNHEDENDLIVLKIPLNKSQVFLDTNLSLVEKRMIMNFIYKNIIHDKNYTFSNFSNYNFVKKANVTEQGGKIQRSEPTINKNEQGAPNRCAPLADRKDGPQNGDIPQGKGESQKDPRGNHADYADHADHADHANIADYLQSYNISGKLTDYVMYGIGLFDLEMEHCNNGDISEYYLSGYTKAKRFIMNKMEFLQRLHILINSLNKFKQQNLFENAFIYPSYGQNDIIYAISRVACLNNSVYMINRKIDEVIFSPFCDYLEGSTKNDDVAPGTTSAKVDAVVLDNGHIIRPKFVISSGSNLNFYDMKKHLLCKKNSKKAKTMIKTNRLVVLSTYSLIGKNGLSFYIHKQPKLGKQQKGKINNLSNSVHILQLDYNSGSCPPGFFLTYFTYLEIVKEPVKPTDIPTNWKEKEANRDNPEKNKDSPTNQKPLNFCFLFDVLKLFVKKHKGSSSPPADSQLPVNIPFNESFHSALVDFFSICEAQEGSHSGKTDKREFPNEENEKIEDQTGGLPLRGNTPNGEHELNGYPDEQAPGDQTGEATHSQEQPKRDNAEKESFVKTFNNLLTKEGVIYCAYYEYEPTVYRKDTVKMVNQNAEHYRKIFESIEERIKEERADVRQKGENELDRTNPPESDRCSTVDNRNNISNGDPTGNKINQVEENKHEHKNTCTPPLTCKRIELDENKHICNLLFTNDTHNYPIYPLIEDVSTFFYIINKIHRTFISPNTSQTIYDTFGDKIRTMFSEHTAGT
- a CDS encoding hypothetical protein (encoded by transcript PVX_110845A); its protein translation is MFVPFDLALTNHIRRSFLTLSGVLLAKRTWQTNMKRKTYRSKKRKKYIRLGETLIRIQ